Proteins from one Limanda limanda chromosome 9, fLimLim1.1, whole genome shotgun sequence genomic window:
- the rabggta gene encoding geranylgeranyl transferase type-2 subunit alpha: protein MHGRLKIKSTAQQEEEKRKEREKKLKVYVAVRDACFSKRKEGIWDDEALQLTQQLLSSNPDFATLWNYRREILMHLETVKDEDEVQKTYVAELSFLESCLKINPKSYGSWYHREWVSLRLPQPDWARELSLCDRCLSLDDRNFHCWDYRRMVVKMSAVPVDQELQFTDRLIGSNFSNYSSWHYRSTLLPLLHPVSPEPSSPCSKPPHTSPPPSPQTHSHRVCEEQLLKEYELVQNAFFTDPNDQSAWFYYRWLLGRAEREEMISCVYVSRDEERVAVAFSRPINALSVGLLLVLDGKPQRVEWRSVHPRFKHSPVWICDFPPGTMSDITYEHNLTVHWTEKPTHRDCALYTGRTESYCRDSATDQELFRSELSVEKTSVLQSELDSCKQLQELEPLNKWCLLTIILLMRALDPLGYEKETLDHFQTLRDVDTMRSEYYSDLCSKFMIENTIMKMEYAEVRVFSISDKRLTTLCHLDQLLLVTHINLSSNQLQRLPLEFAMLQCLEVLEADNNSLENLEGLYHLPKLEEVSLKNNKISTLADLQPLASCPKLKCLDLRGNPVTQIANLESELAELLPSVTDLLL from the exons ATG CATGGACGACTGAAGATCAAATCTACAgcccagcaggaggaggagaagagaaaggagcgagagaagaagctgaaggtTTACGTGGCCGTGCGAGATGCCTGTTTTTCTAAG aggaaggaggggaTCTGGGATGATGAAGCTCTCCAGCTGACCCAGCAGCTGCTGTCATCCAACCCAGACTTTGCAACCCTCTGGAACTACAGAAGAGAAATCCTAATGCACCTGGAGACTGTGAA GGACGAGGATGAAGTGCAAAAGACTTACGTGGCGGAGCTGTCGTTTTTAGAGTCTTGTCTGAAGATTAACCCGAAGTCGTACGGCAGCTGGTACCACAGAGAGTGGGTCTCGCTCCGCTTGCCTCAACCGGATTGGGCCAGAGAGCTGAGCCTGTGTGATCGCTGCCTCAGCCTGGACGACCGCAACT TCCATTGTTGGGATTATCGCAGGATGGTTGTGAAGATGTCTGCCGTGCCCGTGGATCAGGAGTTGCAGTTCACCGATCGTCTCATCGGCTCTAACTTTTCCAACTACTCCAGCTGGCACTACCGCAGCACCTTGCTGCCGCTCCTCCACCCGGTGTCTCCTGAGCCCTCGTCACCGTGCAGCAAGCCCCCTCACACCTCCCCTCCACCTTCTCCGCAAACCCACTCCCATCGCGTCTGTGAGGAGCAGCTACTCAAAG AATATGAACTTGTACAGAACGCTTTCTTCACCGACCCCAATGACCAGAGTGCTTGGTTCTACTATCGGTGGCTGCTAGGCAGAG CCGAACGTGAGGAGATGATAAGCTGCGTGTACGTCAGTCGGGATGAGGAGAGAGTGGCTGTTGCCTTCTCCAGGCCTATTAAT GCGCTGTCGGTGGGTCTGCTGCTGGTCCTTGACGGAAAGCCCCAGAGAGTGGAGTGGAGGAGTGTGCACCCCCGCTTTAAACACAGCCCTGTCTGG ATTTGTGATTTTCCTCCTGGAACGATGAGTGACATCACTTACGAACATAATCTGACCGTGCACTGGACTGAAAAACCCACTCACAGGGACTGTGCTCTCTACACAG GACGAACTGAGAGTTATTGTCGGGACTCTGCTACGGATCAGGAACTCTTTAG GAGTGAGCTGTCAGTAGAGAAAACCTCAGTGTTACAGTCAGAGCTAGACTCATGCAAGCAGCTACAAGAACTGGAGCCGCTTAATAAGT GGTGCTTACTGACCATTATCCTCCTGATGAGGGCGCTAGACCCTCTGGGATACGAGAAGGAGACGCTTGATCATTTCCAAACACTGAGA GACGTTGATACCATGCGCTCTGAGTATTACAGTGACCTGTGCAGCAAGTTCATGATCGAAAACACCATCATGAAAATGGAGTATGCTGAAGTGCGCGTCTTCAGCATCTCGGACAAG agACTGACCACTTTGTGCCATCTGGACCAGTTGTTATTGGTCACCCATATCAATCTGTCCTCGAATCAGCTGCAGCGCTTGCCTCTTGAGTTCGCTATGTTGCAGTGTCTCGAG GTCTTAGAGGCTGATAACAACTCTTTAGAAAACCTGGAGGGCCTGTATCACCTTCCTAAACTGGAGGAAGTCTCCTTGAAGAATAACA AAATCTCGACACTGGCAGATCTTCAGCCGCTGGCCTCCTGCCCCAAGCTGAAGTGCCTCGATCTCCGTGGCAACCCTGTCACTCAGATCGCCAACCTCGAGTCAGAGTTGGCCGAGCTGCTGCCTTCAGTCACAGACCTGCTGCTCTGA